A single region of the Saprospiraceae bacterium genome encodes:
- a CDS encoding TonB-dependent receptor yields MKSKSIPFFLCSFFILTSNLLIAQNKAITVFGTIIENNSRQPVEFATIMIGDPATKKPITGTTTGADGTFNIKIDVQDFYVEVSFIGFASQTIRDIAVVEGSADLGTILLSDDSQTLNEVTVRAEKSNTEFKLDKRIFNVGKDLSNSGASALEVLNNVPSVTVNIEGQISLRGSAGVQILINGKPSVLASEQGNALGTITAEMIDKIEVITNPSAKYDAEGTSGIINIVLKKEEKKGLNGSITLNTGHPNNHSVGLSMNRRTEKFNLFTQIGAGYRTFPGISETINQDLTENTRINSIGDNEKNETFYNLILGTDYHIDKLNVVSLTGSFAFEQEKEFSNTDFSAWDEAGTQTAAWNRDEVTIATNPKFQYELQYKKDFKSHKDHDLLFSALGHFFGKDQSSDFINSTVFGTVAFKEQKTRTNFKNAEYTFNLDYTNPLAKTFTLETGAQYVISDVANDYAVTDLIDGAWIENASLTNVFEYDQRVLGLYGTAAYEGDIWGLKLGLRMENTVLNTLLLNTNKSNNQNYSNLFPTLHTSYKLSDHFSLQAGYSRRIFRPRMWDLNPFFNIRNNFSIRTGNPDLLPEFSDSYEINSIYILEKASFNFGVYHRYTTDVVERVTTFADNISTSTPLNIGTNRATGVEFNGKYNFSKWLTINGDFNYNYFDREGTFEARSFDFTADQWSARMTAKLKLPAQIDFEITGNYRSRVQSFQRLTSDYAFADLGIRKKIMKGKTILNLSIRDLFSSQIRESEANQPGFYLYNWDQRGGRYVTFGISYGFGKGEAMEFSGQKGRH; encoded by the coding sequence ATGAAAAGCAAGTCCATTCCATTTTTTCTATGTTCTTTTTTCATCCTCACTTCCAACCTCCTTATTGCCCAAAATAAAGCAATAACGGTTTTCGGTACTATTATAGAAAATAATAGCCGTCAGCCAGTCGAGTTTGCCACCATTATGATTGGTGATCCTGCTACGAAAAAGCCGATTACTGGGACGACTACTGGCGCCGACGGAACCTTCAATATCAAAATCGATGTCCAGGACTTTTACGTAGAGGTCAGCTTTATCGGCTTTGCTTCACAAACCATCCGAGACATCGCTGTGGTGGAGGGAAGCGCAGACCTTGGTACCATCCTGCTATCTGATGATAGCCAAACCCTGAATGAAGTAACGGTGCGGGCAGAAAAATCGAATACGGAGTTCAAATTAGATAAAAGGATTTTTAATGTTGGCAAAGATTTGAGTAATTCCGGTGCAAGCGCTTTAGAAGTGCTGAATAATGTCCCTTCCGTTACCGTAAATATCGAAGGACAAATTAGCTTGCGCGGTAGTGCCGGGGTACAAATTCTCATCAATGGTAAGCCCTCCGTTTTAGCCAGCGAACAAGGCAATGCCCTGGGTACCATCACCGCAGAAATGATCGATAAAATAGAAGTGATTACCAACCCCTCAGCAAAATACGATGCGGAAGGTACCTCAGGAATCATCAATATCGTCTTGAAAAAAGAAGAGAAAAAAGGACTGAATGGATCGATCACTTTGAATACCGGACACCCCAACAACCACAGCGTAGGCTTGAGCATGAACCGGCGTACGGAAAAATTCAACCTCTTTACTCAAATTGGTGCCGGATACCGAACTTTTCCGGGGATAAGCGAAACGATCAACCAGGATTTGACCGAAAATACCCGCATCAATAGTATTGGCGATAACGAAAAAAATGAAACCTTTTATAATCTAATCCTAGGAACAGATTACCATATTGATAAGCTCAATGTCGTCTCCTTGACTGGAAGTTTTGCTTTTGAACAAGAAAAAGAATTCTCCAATACAGATTTTAGCGCTTGGGATGAAGCAGGAACCCAAACTGCTGCCTGGAATCGAGATGAAGTGACCATCGCTACTAACCCCAAATTCCAATATGAACTTCAATATAAAAAGGATTTTAAGAGCCATAAAGACCACGACTTGCTCTTCAGTGCCTTAGGCCATTTTTTTGGAAAGGATCAATCTTCGGATTTCATTAATTCGACTGTTTTTGGCACAGTGGCTTTCAAAGAACAGAAAACCAGAACTAATTTTAAAAACGCGGAATATACCTTCAACTTGGATTATACCAACCCCCTTGCAAAGACCTTCACTTTGGAAACAGGGGCTCAATATGTCATTTCTGATGTAGCCAATGATTATGCCGTTACGGATTTAATTGATGGGGCATGGATAGAAAATGCTAGCCTGACTAATGTTTTTGAGTACGATCAACGTGTACTTGGTCTTTATGGCACAGCAGCCTATGAAGGCGATATTTGGGGATTAAAATTGGGCCTCCGTATGGAAAATACGGTACTGAATACTTTACTACTCAATACCAATAAGTCGAATAATCAAAACTATTCCAATCTTTTTCCAACCCTACATACTTCTTATAAGTTATCTGATCATTTTTCCCTACAGGCAGGCTATTCCAGGCGAATTTTCAGGCCAAGAATGTGGGATTTAAACCCCTTTTTCAATATCCGCAACAACTTTAGTATTCGTACAGGCAACCCGGATTTGCTACCGGAATTTTCAGATTCCTATGAGATCAATAGTATCTATATTCTGGAAAAGGCTTCCTTTAACTTTGGGGTTTACCACCGCTATACGACCGACGTGGTGGAACGCGTAACCACTTTCGCTGACAATATCAGTACCTCTACGCCCTTAAATATTGGAACCAACCGGGCCACTGGCGTAGAATTCAATGGCAAGTATAACTTCTCAAAATGGTTGACAATCAATGGTGATTTCAACTACAATTACTTTGATCGCGAAGGAACTTTTGAAGCAAGATCTTTTGACTTTACTGCTGATCAATGGTCGGCTCGGATGACTGCTAAACTAAAATTACCGGCTCAGATAGATTTCGAGATAACAGGGAATTACCGATCACGGGTGCAATCTTTTCAACGCCTAACTTCCGATTATGCTTTTGCCGATTTGGGCATTCGAAAAAAAATAATGAAGGGGAAGACGATACTCAATCTCAGTATTAGAGACCTCTTTTCTTCCCAAATAAGGGAAAGTGAAGCCAATCAGCCTGGCTTTTATTTATACAATTGGGATCAAAGAGGAGGCAGGTATGTCACCTTTGGCATTAGCTATGGTTTTGGCAAAGGTGAAGCAATGGAGTTTTCGGGCCAAAAAGGAAGGCACTAG
- a CDS encoding YceI family protein, whose amino-acid sequence MKKIMLGFALFTSIVLFSAFTLVEKPIEPPTWEIDKGHSSVSFAVRHYFSNVIGTFDEFDGTLKFDPEDLAGSSVAFSIKIASVNTKNERRDGHLQSADFFNAEAWPEMKFESTSFSAVGDQYLMKGKMTIRDVTKEVEVPMNFLGQMAHPRREGAFIGGFSSEFTINRNDYGVGTGNFAATATIGAEVKVTINLEVSRTGS is encoded by the coding sequence ATGAAAAAAATTATGCTGGGCTTTGCCCTTTTTACTTCGATTGTGCTTTTTAGTGCTTTCACTTTGGTTGAAAAACCAATAGAACCCCCTACCTGGGAAATTGACAAAGGGCACAGCTCTGTTTCTTTTGCTGTCCGCCACTATTTTTCTAACGTAATCGGCACCTTTGATGAATTTGACGGTACTTTAAAATTTGATCCGGAAGACCTGGCAGGAAGCAGTGTGGCTTTCAGCATTAAAATAGCCAGTGTCAACACGAAGAATGAGCGCCGCGACGGCCATCTACAATCAGCCGATTTTTTTAATGCGGAAGCATGGCCCGAGATGAAGTTTGAATCTACCAGTTTTTCGGCTGTAGGCGATCAATACCTGATGAAAGGAAAAATGACTATTCGCGATGTGACCAAAGAAGTAGAGGTTCCTATGAACTTCCTGGGCCAGATGGCACACCCCCGAAGAGAAGGAGCCTTCATTGGTGGTTTCTCTTCAGAATTTACCATTAACCGGAATGATTATGGCGTAGGAACCGGAAATTTTGCTGCTACAGCTACCATTGGAGCAGAAGTGAAAGTGACGATCAACCTAGAGGTGAGCAGAACAGGGTCATAA
- a CDS encoding histidine kinase, with product MGKKLNLSSIPAKEVLFQLVLHLLVFIFYSFDKNHPQIARHQPAFFFNYAVAALVINYLLLPRFFYRKKYLSFSLLVILTITAVILIEELVLEPIYFSGRRANTFPGVLFTLVEVLPVITILVGFKFAWDAIAKQREVDELKATAQESEMQFLKSQINPHFLFNNLNNLYSYAIENSPKTPTIILELSAVLRYMLYECKEEFVPLAKELEQLEHFTRLNQLQIEERGEVNFKVQNIHSSYKIAPLILIVFIENAFKHSQASQFENIFIDIEIKVSDEGRLDFCCKNNFDPTTNTEKLSQGIGLQNVKKRLQLIYPNAHQLDIQESEDHQYEVHLSIQLKKINQI from the coding sequence ATGGGGAAAAAACTCAACTTATCGTCGATACCCGCCAAGGAGGTCTTATTCCAATTAGTACTACACTTATTGGTCTTTATTTTCTATTCGTTTGACAAAAATCATCCCCAAATTGCCAGGCACCAACCCGCTTTTTTCTTTAACTATGCCGTTGCTGCTTTGGTCATTAATTATTTGCTATTACCCCGCTTCTTTTACCGAAAAAAGTACCTGTCCTTTTCTCTGTTGGTTATTTTGACCATTACAGCAGTTATTTTGATAGAAGAATTGGTATTAGAGCCCATCTATTTCTCTGGGAGAAGAGCCAATACCTTTCCAGGCGTGCTATTTACGCTGGTAGAAGTATTGCCGGTGATCACTATTTTGGTAGGGTTTAAGTTTGCTTGGGATGCCATAGCGAAACAGCGAGAAGTAGACGAATTAAAAGCCACAGCGCAAGAGAGTGAAATGCAATTTTTGAAATCCCAGATCAATCCGCATTTTTTGTTTAACAACCTCAATAACTTGTATTCCTATGCCATAGAAAATTCTCCGAAAACGCCTACGATCATTCTGGAATTGAGTGCTGTATTGCGCTATATGCTATATGAGTGTAAGGAAGAATTCGTCCCACTTGCCAAAGAGCTGGAGCAATTGGAACATTTCACCCGACTCAATCAGTTACAAATTGAAGAACGTGGCGAAGTGAATTTTAAGGTGCAAAATATCCATTCGAGTTATAAAATTGCCCCCTTGATATTGATTGTTTTTATTGAAAATGCATTTAAACACAGCCAGGCCAGCCAGTTCGAAAATATATTTATCGATATTGAAATTAAGGTATCCGATGAGGGGCGATTGGATTTTTGTTGTAAAAACAATTTTGATCCCACTACCAATACAGAAAAACTTTCGCAAGGAATCGGCTTACAAAATGTCAAAAAACGATTACAATTGATCTATCCAAATGCGCATCAATTGGACATTCAGGAAAGCGAAGATCATCAATATGAGGTTCATTTATCTATTCAACTGAAAAAGATAAATCAAATATGA